A segment of the uncultured Fibrobacter sp. genome:
GGTCTGCGGTAAGCATACCGAGCAGCGTACTCTTGCCAGCTCCGTTTTCGCCCATGACCGCCCAATGTTCGCCCTTGCGAACCGTCCAGTTCAGATTCTTGAGCACATCGGTTTCGCCAAAACGGACATTCACGTTCTTGAGCTCGAAAAGGATTTCCGGGTCCGATGTATCGGGAGTGCCGAGATTCACAATCTCGTAGCCCTTGAGTTCCTTCTTGGAATACTTGGGAGCAGCGATTTCTTGCGGGAGCTCGCCTGCATAAGGAGTAAAGGTCTTGTTGGCGTAAACGAACGCCGGAATTTCAGGCAGTAATTCATCTTCGCGGGCAAGGCGCACCGCGACCTTCAAGCCATCGCGTTTTGAAAGCTGAACCACGCTGGCAGCCAAGTGCCTACGATATTCAGGATCGAGACCTCCGAACAAATCGTTAAAGTAAACCCACTCGGGCTTTTCCATCCACATGCGGGCCAGCAATACGCGGCGCAGTTCCCCGTTCGAAAGACTCAAAAGCTTGCGTTCCAGAACTTCGTCGGTCAAATCCGCAATCTTCAAAGCCTCTTCCAGTTTATCGGGGTCGGTTTCGGGCCACGCCATATCGTCGATATAGCGGTCGGTCTGCAAAAAGAATTTCTTTTTCAAAAGCAGGTGCCGCACCAGCGGAGCTTCTTCGTCATGCAGGCTAATAAAACGCTGCTGAAAGAACGGCGCGAGCGCATGCTGAATCTTACGTTGCATTGCCTCCGACATGGTGGAGACATTTTCTTGCTGATTCAAAAAATGGGTAATGACCCTGTCAAGATCTTCGCCCTCAGTGCTGAAAATCTGCACCTGCGGGAACATTTCAATCAAAGCTTCAAAACGTTTGAATTCCATGCGCCCAAATTTAGAAAATGGCTAGGATTACGCAAAAGAAATAAAAGGAAAGTTAATCTTTTACGCAACGAACATTTTTATAAGCATCCAGATAATCACCACCAAAGTGAATACTATCCATATATGACGCAGCAAAAAAAGTAACTAGATAACTTGGCATTTTTGTAGAGTCTATTGTCGACGTTAAAAAAGTCGTTTCATAACCATAATCTTCCGTCAGCTTGTAGGACGGAATCATATCAAATCCGCATTCATTCAGGCCATTACCATTTTCTCCAGGATTT
Coding sequences within it:
- a CDS encoding ATP-binding cassette domain-containing protein, with amino-acid sequence MEFKRFEALIEMFPQVQIFSTEGEDLDRVITHFLNQQENVSTMSEAMQRKIQHALAPFFQQRFISLHDEEAPLVRHLLLKKKFFLQTDRYIDDMAWPETDPDKLEEALKIADLTDEVLERKLLSLSNGELRRVLLARMWMEKPEWVYFNDLFGGLDPEYRRHLAASVVQLSKRDGLKVAVRLAREDELLPEIPAFVYANKTFTPYAGELPQEIAAPKYSKKELKGYEIVNLGTPDTSDPEILFELKNVNVRFGETDVLKNLNWTVRKGEHWAVMGENGAGKSTLLGMLTADHPQIYNNDITLLGERPGHGLNIWDHKAKLGFFSPELALQYREDLSLSEVLCTGFTANLCKADNTTWEERAKAKEWLNYLGFDDVNARYRDLSPIDKRVVLMARAAIRPPKVLLLDEPTQGLKGEYREKIFSLLQLLSKETTIILVSHYEEEWPPCMTHLLRMPKFSGT